In one Carettochelys insculpta isolate YL-2023 chromosome 6, ASM3395843v1, whole genome shotgun sequence genomic region, the following are encoded:
- the LOC142014516 gene encoding olfactory receptor 2G3-like — protein sequence MEQENQSFVTEFVFIGLSSEPRVQTCLFAVFLVFYLLSVVGNILIIAVIRADPRLHMPMYFFLSHLSFLDICYITTNVPQLLVNLSTKSRTISFRACATQMYFSLACGMNECFLLGVMAYDRYVAICHPLRYTVIMNRKLCTQMVAVCWSCSLLSCLVVSALTLRLPFCGPNTLNHYFCEVPAMLALACADTSLTEKVVFIFSILIVFLPFVLIVLSYGRILSAIVWMKYDSSRAKAFSTCGSHLAVVALFYGTATIMYTRPQVKSSQDRNKIIALFYTIITPMLNPMIYSLRNKDVKGALNIHLVWWTLQGQFFKPFS from the exons ATGGAGCAGGAAAACCAAAGCTTCGTGACTGAATTTGTATTCATAGGTCTGTCCAGTGAGCCAAGGGTGCAGACCTGTCTCTTTGCAGTGTTCCTGGTGTTCTATCTGCTCTCGGTGGTCGGGAACATCCTCATCATTGCGGTGATCAGAGCCGACCCTCGGCTCCACATGcccatgtactttttcctcaGCCACTTGTCCTTTTTAGACATCTGCTACATCACCACCAacgtcccccagctgctggtgaaccTCTCCACCAAGAGCAGGACCATCTCTTTCCGTGCTTGTGCCACTCAGATGTATTTCTCCCTGGCCTGTGGCATGAATGAGTGTTTCCTCCTCGGTGTCATGGCCTACGACCGGTACGTGGCAATCTGCCACCCTCTGCGCTACACCGTCATCATGAACAGGAAGCTCTGTACTCAGATGGTGGCTGTTTGCTGGAGCTGCAGTCTGTTGAGCTGCCTGGTTGTCAGCGCTCTGACCCTCCGCTTGCCATTCTGTGGGCCCAACACCTTGAACCACTACTTCTGTGAGGTGCCTGCTATGCTGGCCTTGGCCTGCGCCGACACCTCCCTCACCGAAAAGGTGGTCTTCATCTTCAGCATCCTCATTGTCTTCCTCCCCTTCGTCCTGATTGTCCTCTCCTACGGCCGCATCCTCTCGGCCATCGTGTGGATGAAATAtgacagcagcagagccaaggcTTTCTCCACTTGTGGGTCCCACCTGGCCGTGGTAGCCCTTTTCTACGGGACAGCCACCATCATGTACACGAGGCCCCAGGTGAAGTCTTCACAGGACAGGAACAAAATAATCGCGCTATTTTATACCATTATAACGCCTATGCTCAACCCAATGATCTACAGCCTGAGGAACAAAGACGTGAAGGGCGCACTGAA CATTCACTTGGTCTGGTGGACCC TGCAAGGCCAGTTCTTCAAGCCATTTAGTTGA